One part of the Granulicella arctica genome encodes these proteins:
- a CDS encoding alpha/beta fold hydrolase codes for MKIKMEVCDDELTKFEAEGAAPLPAANDQGYLEHEGALIWYATYGVGLPVILLHGGLGHSGNWGYQVPALVGSGYRAILIDSRGHGRSTRDTRPFSYELMASDVLAVMDVLHLKKAALVGWSDGACTALILAAKVPSRIAGVFFFACNMDPSGVKPFEATPTLNRCFARHAEDYAQLSATPEHFKDFVGAVTLMQQTQPNYSAHDLAKIRVPVVIGQSEHDEFIKREHAEYLAQAIPGAEFIVLNAVSHFAPLQRPERFNAAILAFVAKVLSLNK; via the coding sequence GTGAAAATAAAGATGGAAGTCTGCGATGACGAGCTCACAAAATTCGAAGCGGAGGGTGCCGCACCGTTGCCGGCGGCAAATGATCAGGGTTACCTTGAACACGAGGGAGCTCTGATCTGGTACGCCACGTATGGGGTCGGGTTACCCGTTATCTTGCTGCATGGTGGTCTTGGGCATAGTGGCAATTGGGGCTATCAAGTTCCAGCATTAGTGGGGAGTGGCTATCGCGCCATTTTGATAGACAGTCGTGGTCATGGTCGCAGCACGCGCGACACGCGACCGTTCTCGTATGAGCTAATGGCATCGGACGTCCTGGCAGTGATGGATGTGTTGCATCTTAAAAAAGCCGCCCTGGTAGGCTGGAGCGACGGTGCATGCACCGCTTTGATCCTCGCTGCGAAAGTTCCCTCTCGCATTGCGGGCGTGTTCTTCTTTGCTTGCAACATGGACCCGAGCGGCGTAAAACCATTTGAAGCTACTCCAACTCTGAACCGGTGTTTCGCTCGACACGCAGAGGACTACGCGCAGTTATCGGCTACGCCGGAGCATTTCAAAGACTTCGTTGGAGCCGTCACCTTGATGCAACAGACACAACCCAACTACTCAGCGCACGATCTCGCGAAAATCAGAGTGCCTGTCGTGATCGGACAAAGCGAGCATGACGAATTTATCAAACGCGAACATGCAGAATATCTAGCCCAGGCAATCCCGGGCGCCGAATTCATCGTCCTCAATGCAGTAAGCCACTTTGCTCCATTGCAGAGGCCTGAGCGATTTAACGCCGCAATACTTGCGTTCGTCGCCAAAGTTCTATCCCTCAACAAGTAA
- a CDS encoding glycoside hydrolase family 3 protein translates to MNAGRFALLRYGFKLTSGVDVSHRETQDCAGDPVFTADTIKDGISVAEAISHWIFFPDATGRDELIAAMSKANPKTIVGVTAGSNVDSRSWISNVPSLLQTWYDDQEGGRALAEILFGAVNPSSHLLVTFERNSEDNPTFTHHYPAEGQKKIFYKEGIFVGYRGCKKNKTFQLFPFGSGLLHCLQIFEFRPYYCLRSRCYDSPTHHISRARGGRVDVMFPCHL, encoded by the coding sequence TTGAACGCAGGTCGATTCGCTTTGCTCAGGTACGGGTTCAAGCTTACGTCCGGAGTAGACGTCTCGCACCGTGAGACGCAGGATTGCGCAGGAGACCCTGTATTCACCGCCGATACGATCAAGGACGGCATCAGCGTTGCTGAGGCTATATCCCATTGGATCTTTTTCCCGGATGCCACAGGTCGTGATGAGCTGATTGCGGCGATGTCGAAGGCCAATCCCAAAACAATTGTCGGTGTTACTGCTGGCAGTAATGTTGATTCCAGGTCATGGATCTCCAACGTTCCTTCGCTACTACAGACCTGGTATGACGACCAGGAGGGCGGTCGCGCTCTCGCTGAGATTCTCTTTGGCGCTGTCAATCCCTCCAGTCACCTGCTCGTAACCTTTGAGCGCAATTCAGAGGACAACCCGACGTTCACTCATCACTATCCGGCAGAGGGACAAAAGAAGATTTTCTATAAGGAAGGGATTTTTGTAGGCTATCGCGGCTGCAAGAAAAACAAAACCTTTCAGCTATTTCCCTTTGGGTCTGGGCTCTTACACTGCCTTCAAATTTTCGAATTCCGCCCTTACTACTGCCTCAGGTCACGCTGTTACGACAGTCCGACCCACCACATTTCGCGGGCCCGAGGAGGTCGCGTGGATGTAATGTTCCCGTGTCACCTCTAA